Proteins encoded in a region of the Armatimonadota bacterium genome:
- a CDS encoding 8-amino-7-oxononanoate synthase, which yields MNQTLQNWLQEQLEELKRQHLYKVPPILQSAPGGRVVLNGKEVVNMSSNNYLGLCTHPRMKQAAIEAIEKWGVGAGAVRWIGGTMSIHDELEQKLAQFKKTEAVLVFQSGFAANSGTIPAVMQEGDVIISDELNHASIIDGVRLSGAAYKKSEGYVYRHKDMNHLEEILKRCGHFKKRMIITDGVFSMDGDIAPLPDIVALAEKYDALVMVDDAHASGVLGEHGSGTTSHFGLYGRVDIQLGTLSKAFGVIGGYIAGSRLLKEWLINRGRPYLFSTAHPPAVVAALIAAVDILMTDPEPMKRLWDNTRYWKENLQKLGFDTMGSETPITPIYIGEEEKAQKMQQRLFEEGVFALGIVYPTVPRGKARIRTMPSAVHTRKDLDDALEAFAKVGKEMGLI from the coding sequence ATGAATCAGACCCTGCAGAACTGGCTACAAGAGCAGCTGGAGGAGCTGAAGCGCCAGCATCTCTATAAGGTTCCGCCCATCCTGCAGAGTGCGCCCGGAGGACGGGTGGTGCTGAACGGCAAAGAGGTCGTGAACATGTCCTCCAACAACTATCTGGGCTTGTGCACCCATCCGCGCATGAAACAAGCGGCTATCGAGGCGATAGAGAAGTGGGGTGTGGGGGCAGGCGCTGTACGCTGGATTGGCGGCACGATGAGCATACACGACGAGCTGGAGCAAAAGCTCGCCCAGTTCAAGAAGACGGAGGCGGTGCTGGTATTCCAGTCAGGTTTCGCGGCGAACTCGGGCACTATCCCCGCGGTGATGCAGGAAGGCGACGTGATTATCTCCGACGAACTGAACCACGCCAGCATCATCGATGGCGTTCGTCTGAGTGGCGCGGCATACAAGAAGAGCGAAGGCTATGTGTACCGCCATAAGGATATGAACCATCTGGAAGAGATTCTCAAGCGGTGCGGTCACTTCAAAAAGCGCATGATTATCACCGATGGCGTGTTCAGTATGGACGGCGACATTGCCCCTCTGCCCGACATCGTGGCGCTGGCGGAGAAGTACGACGCGCTGGTGATGGTAGACGACGCCCATGCCAGCGGTGTATTGGGCGAGCACGGTTCGGGAACTACCTCACACTTCGGGCTATATGGGCGTGTGGACATCCAGCTGGGCACCCTCTCCAAAGCGTTTGGCGTCATCGGGGGCTATATTGCAGGATCGCGTCTGCTCAAGGAGTGGCTGATTAACCGTGGGCGCCCCTACCTGTTCAGCACCGCCCATCCGCCGGCAGTGGTGGCTGCCCTGATCGCGGCGGTAGACATCCTGATGACCGACCCCGAACCGATGAAGCGGCTGTGGGACAACACCCGCTACTGGAAGGAGAACCTGCAGAAACTGGGTTTCGACACGATGGGCAGCGAGACGCCTATCACCCCCATCTACATCGGCGAAGAGGAGAAGGCACAGAAGATGCAGCAACGGCTGTTTGAGGAGGGAGTGTTCGCGCTCGGCATTGTGTACCCCACCGTGCCGAGAGGTAAGGCGCGCATCCGTACGATGCCCTCTGCGGTGCATACCCGCAAGGACCTGGACGATGCACTGGAAGCTTTCGCCAAAGTGGGCAAGGAGATGGGGCTGATATAG
- a CDS encoding purine nucleoside phosphorylase has protein sequence MSKPQADIGVFGGSGFYRFLDDVREIKVETPYGAPSDHIAIAEVHGRRVAFLPRHGRHHSIPPHKINFRANLWAMKELGVTRIISPFAAGSLQAHIHPGDFVVVDQYVDRTHGRADTFYEGPVVTHVSPADPYCPTLRQIAIEVIRAQGITCHERGTVVVIQGPRFSTKAESQWYTSMGWEAISMTQYPEAYLARELAMCVVGISLITDYDSGLVMGGQVPPVTTKEVLEVFQRNSERIKNVVLEMIRRIPDARECPCPHVLDHARIEV, from the coding sequence ATGAGCAAGCCACAGGCGGATATCGGTGTGTTCGGCGGTTCGGGGTTTTATCGCTTCTTAGACGATGTGCGGGAAATCAAAGTAGAAACGCCGTACGGTGCGCCCAGCGATCACATCGCTATCGCGGAAGTGCACGGCAGGCGGGTCGCCTTTCTGCCTCGACACGGACGACACCACAGCATCCCTCCACACAAGATTAACTTCCGTGCCAACCTGTGGGCGATGAAGGAGCTGGGCGTCACACGCATCATCAGCCCCTTCGCGGCAGGTAGTCTGCAGGCGCATATCCACCCAGGCGACTTCGTAGTGGTAGACCAGTACGTAGACCGCACGCATGGGCGTGCGGATACTTTCTACGAGGGACCGGTCGTCACACACGTCTCACCTGCCGACCCCTACTGTCCCACCCTGCGCCAAATAGCCATTGAGGTCATTCGTGCTCAGGGCATCACCTGCCATGAGCGGGGTACGGTAGTGGTGATTCAGGGACCGCGCTTCTCCACCAAAGCAGAGAGCCAGTGGTACACCTCGATGGGCTGGGAGGCTATCAGCATGACGCAGTACCCGGAGGCGTATCTGGCACGCGAGCTGGCGATGTGCGTGGTGGGCATCTCGCTGATTACGGACTACGACAGCGGGTTGGTGATGGGTGGACAGGTTCCGCCCGTAACCACCAAAGAGGTGCTGGAGGTGTTCCAGCGCAACTCCGAACGTATCAAGAACGTGGTGCTCGAGATGATCCGGCGCATTCCCGATGCACGGGAGTGTCCCTGCCCACACGTGTTGGATCACGCGCGCATCGAGGTGTAG